The region AGGAATCTGCAGTTTCACCATTTTAATAACTTTTTTAGCCATGAGTGACACCTCCTTGCGTAAATAGTGGTATTCGAATGCTAAGCAGCATTCTCCCACAAGAAACCCTTGTGCTTGTTATATCTTCTCCACTTGAGTGAAATCCAACTCCAGCGGGGTTTCCCGTCCAAACATGTTGACATGCACCTTGATCTTGCTTTTGTCAGCCAAAATTTCTTCCACAGAGCCCACAAAATTCGCAAATGGACCGACCATAATACGTACGGATTCCTTAATTTCGAAATCAATCTTCGCTTTAGGTTCAACCATGCCCATATGCTTCAGAATCTGTTCAACCTCTTCGGGTAGCAGAGCGGTAGGCTTAGAGCCCGAACCAGTTGAACCGACAAATCCGGTAACGCCCGGCGTATTGCGGACAACATACCAAGAATCATCAGTCTGAACCATTTCCACCAAAACGTAACCAGGGTAAACTTTACGCATGACAGTTTTTTTCTTGCCATCCTTGTTTACCAGCTCTTCTTCCATAGGAACAAGAACGCGGAATATTTTGTCTTCCATGCCCATGGACTCAACGCGTTTTTCCAAATTGGCCTTGACCTTATTCTCATACCCGGAATAGGTATGAACAACATACCATCTTTTTTCCATATCAAGCCACCTGGGACCTCTCTAAATAATCGCTTCAATCACAGCGGAAATACCGATGTCCAGAACCCAGAAGTAAAGAGAAATAACTACAATTGTACCGAGAACGATCAATGTATAGTTCTTCAATTCTTTACGGCTAGGCCAGCGAACCTTTTTGAGTTCACTCCAGCTCTCAGTGAAAAAGGAAAACAAAGACTTGAAACTACGTTTCACGCCGACTACACCTCCAAAAGACTATCTGGTTTCGCGATGAGGAGTTTGCTCGTTACAGAACTTGCAAAATTTCTTCATCTCCAAGCGGTCGGGGTGATTTCGCTTGTTTTTGGTTGTTGCATAGTTTCTTTGTTTGCAACTTGTACAAGCCAAAGTGATAATTACCCGCATGATGTGCACCTCCCGAAGACGTACTTCTAATCATCAAATTAGAAGACGTAGATATTGATTCAAAAAAAAGCCGCGAATTTAGGCCTACCTAAAACACTTTAGCATAATATCAATGTCTGTGTCAACGAAAGTTTCCCCCATCGCACTGGGTAATTCCGGGTGCTGTAGCCTTATGCCATAAGTCATCTTTGATCCTGCTTCTTCCTTTGCCACTAGCTGTCTTCCATAATCATTATGCTGCAATTCGCTTGTGTATAAACCTGCCATCCACCAACGCTTCGCCTATCGCAAATTCGCCGTATCTAAATCTAGCGGACACTAAAAAAAGACTCGAGTTCCGAGCCTTCCTAGTCATTATATCATTAATTGTCACGCACTTCCAGATATCTTTCCAATTTACGTTTCACTCGCTGCAAAGCATTGTCAATGGACTTCACATGCCGCTTCAAATCCTCGGCAATCTCCTGATAGGAACGTCCGTCCAGATAGAGCATCAGAACCTTGCGCTCCAGATCACTCAGAATCTCGGCCATCTTATCTTCCAGTCCGATGAACTCCTCCTGGTTGATAATCAGCTCTTCCGGGTCCAGCACCTGACTTCCGCATATCACATCCATCAATGTCCGGTCGGAGTCCTCATCATAGATGGGCTTGTCTAACGAGACATATGAATTAAGCGGGATATGCTTCTGGCGGGTAGCGGTCTTAATGGCGGTTATAATCTGACGGGTAATGCACAGCTCGGCAAAGGCCTTGAACGATGACAGCTTGTCACCCTTGAAGTCACGGATGGCCTTGTATAAGCCAATCATGCCTTCCTGCACAATGTCTTCACGATCTGCCCCGATCAAAAAATAGGAACGAGCCTTGGCACGCACAAAATTACGGTACTTGTTAATTAAATGCTCCAATGCGCCACTGTCGCCACCACGGAAGATCTCGACAATTTCTTCATCACTTATGAAATCATACTCGGACAGCATTAATTCCTTGAGGTCGACACTCACCAAGAATCCCCCCGGCTGCAACGCAAGACACATCGTTACTTCTCGAAATATAGGAACAGTATATATTATGTTACCTTACACCGTCAACCGGATTTGTCCAAAAACAATCTTCAATAACATATTATGTCATTTTGTTGCAGGGGGCAACTGCTATTCCTGTCCTACTGTCTGCGCCAGTCCTCCAGCCGTTTACGCGTCTCCGGCGGCAGCTTGTCTTCCAGCGAGTGACGGGTCCCGCTCACGCTTCCCGGCTCAATGGCCTTCTTCACCTGCTTCTGGCTCTCCTCAATTTCAAGCCTAAGTTCCCTGGCCGAAATCCGGAGTGCGCCCTGGGCAAAAACGACATGCTGCTCCACAAAATCGCTGGTGGCTACCGAGATCTGTCTGCGGCGGTGCGTGAATTCCCCAACGAGCCGTTCGATGCATTCATCTGCCGTTTCCTTCTCCTTGGTGAAGAAGACCTGGATTTTCCCTTGTTCAAACGATCTGCCCAGTCCCGGCACACGGTAAGCATCGAACACAGCAATGACGCGCAGCCCGGAGAATGCCTGATAATCGGCCAGCATATCGAGCAGCCGGTCGCGTGCCCCCTGCATACCGGTCTGCGACAATGCCGCAAGCTCCGGCCAGCCGCCGATCATGTTGTATCCGTCCACGAGCAGGATATCGCGCCAGTCTGCCATAGTTATCCCTGTTCTTGGCGGCGGCGGAGTACCTCGTACATGATTACACCCGCTGCCACCGAAGCATTCAGAGAGTTGATTTTTCCGGCCATCGGCAGCTTAAGCAGCACATCGCATTTCTCACGGATCAGGCGGCCCATCCCTTTATTCTCATTGCCAATCACCACGGCTACCGGTCCGGTGACAATATCCGATCCGAACAGATTCTGATCGGTATCCACATCCGTGCCGACTACCCAGACTCCCAGCTCCTTCAGCCGGTCAATGGTCTGTCCGAGATTTGTTACGCGGGCCACGGGCACATATTCGACTGCACCAGCCGAGGTCTTGGATACGGTGGCAGTAATCTGCGCGGAGCGGCGCTTCGGCACAATGACTCCGTGCACACCTGTGCAGTCAGCCGTACGCAGGATAGACCCGAGGTTATGCGGATCTTCAATTTCGTCCAGCAGGAGCAGAAACGGCGGTTCTCCCATGGCTTCAGCAATTGCCAGAATATCAGCAACCTCCGTGTAGGCAAAAGGCGCCGCTTGCGCCACCACTCCCTGATGCTGAACGCCCGGTGCGAGCTGATCCAGCTTGCGCTTGTCCACATGCTGAATGACAATGCCCGCCTTGCGCGCTTCCGCAACGATTGGTGCGGTCAGGTGCTTTTGCGCAGTCTCGGCGATCCAGATTTTGTTGAGTGTCCGTCCCGCTCTAAGGGCTTCAAGCACCGAATGTTTGCCGGCCAGTATTTCTTCTTCCGTTCTCAATTCTTCCATTGTTTTATCTCCTGTTCTGTATACTCACTTGGGGCGGTGCATCATATATTCGATACTGCTGTGAACAAGCTCCTGGATTCTCGCCTGCTGTCCGGTGTAATATAAATACCCGATCATGCATTCAAAAGCGGTGGCGTGGCGGTATTCCAGCACATCCGCATTTTTGGGAATGCTGCCGGATTTGGCGTTGCGTCCCCG is a window of Paenibacillus sp. FSL H3-0469 DNA encoding:
- the nusG gene encoding transcription termination/antitermination protein NusG encodes the protein MEKRWYVVHTYSGYENKVKANLEKRVESMGMEDKIFRVLVPMEEELVNKDGKKKTVMRKVYPGYVLVEMVQTDDSWYVVRNTPGVTGFVGSTGSGSKPTALLPEEVEQILKHMGMVEPKAKIDFEIKESVRIMVGPFANFVGSVEEILADKSKIKVHVNMFGRETPLELDFTQVEKI
- the secE gene encoding preprotein translocase subunit SecE; its protein translation is MKRSFKSLFSFFTESWSELKKVRWPSRKELKNYTLIVLGTIVVISLYFWVLDIGISAVIEAII
- the rpmG gene encoding 50S ribosomal protein L33, with protein sequence MRVIITLACTSCKQRNYATTKNKRNHPDRLEMKKFCKFCNEQTPHRETR
- the sigH gene encoding RNA polymerase sporulation sigma factor SigH — its product is MSVDLKELMLSEYDFISDEEIVEIFRGGDSGALEHLINKYRNFVRAKARSYFLIGADREDIVQEGMIGLYKAIRDFKGDKLSSFKAFAELCITRQIITAIKTATRQKHIPLNSYVSLDKPIYDEDSDRTLMDVICGSQVLDPEELIINQEEFIGLEDKMAEILSDLERKVLMLYLDGRSYQEIAEDLKRHVKSIDNALQRVKRKLERYLEVRDN
- a CDS encoding NYN domain-containing protein — protein: MADWRDILLVDGYNMIGGWPELAALSQTGMQGARDRLLDMLADYQAFSGLRVIAVFDAYRVPGLGRSFEQGKIQVFFTKEKETADECIERLVGEFTHRRRQISVATSDFVEQHVVFAQGALRISARELRLEIEESQKQVKKAIEPGSVSGTRHSLEDKLPPETRKRLEDWRRQ
- the rlmB gene encoding 23S rRNA (guanosine(2251)-2'-O)-methyltransferase RlmB, encoding MEELRTEEEILAGKHSVLEALRAGRTLNKIWIAETAQKHLTAPIVAEARKAGIVIQHVDKRKLDQLAPGVQHQGVVAQAAPFAYTEVADILAIAEAMGEPPFLLLLDEIEDPHNLGSILRTADCTGVHGVIVPKRRSAQITATVSKTSAGAVEYVPVARVTNLGQTIDRLKELGVWVVGTDVDTDQNLFGSDIVTGPVAVVIGNENKGMGRLIREKCDVLLKLPMAGKINSLNASVAAGVIMYEVLRRRQEQG